A genomic segment from Pedobacter sp. MC2016-14 encodes:
- the pyrR gene encoding bifunctional pyr operon transcriptional regulator/uracil phosphoribosyltransferase PyrR, with amino-acid sequence MQKRTLLDGQKFQITIKRLCHQLIENHSDFSNSVLIGIQPRGSYFADRVQQELSDILKTSSIQKGNLDITFFRDDFRRKDVLAPANTNTIDFIIEGRNVILIDDVLWTGRTIRSALDALQAYGRPAKVELMVLIDRRFSRHVPIEADYIGQQVDSLDSQLVRVSWKETEGEDKVILLSERNK; translated from the coding sequence ATGCAAAAAAGAACTCTGCTAGACGGTCAAAAATTCCAGATCACAATTAAGCGACTTTGTCACCAGCTTATTGAGAACCACTCCGATTTTTCAAATTCTGTTTTAATTGGTATACAGCCAAGAGGCAGTTACTTTGCCGACCGCGTACAACAAGAACTATCCGATATCCTTAAAACCTCCTCCATCCAGAAGGGCAATTTAGACATTACCTTTTTCAGGGATGACTTTAGAAGGAAAGATGTACTGGCTCCTGCCAATACCAATACCATTGATTTCATTATTGAGGGCCGCAACGTAATCCTTATAGATGATGTTTTGTGGACCGGACGTACCATACGTTCTGCACTCGATGCATTACAGGCTTACGGCAGACCTGCAAAGGTGGAACTTATGGTTTTGATAGACCGCAGGTTTTCAAGGCATGTACCCATAGAGGCCGATTATATCGGTCAGCAGGTAGATAGTTTAGATTCCCAGCTCGTTCGCGTAAGCTGGAAAGAAACTGAAGGAGAAGACAAAGTTATTTTATTATCAGAAAGAAATAAGTAA
- the rpsA gene encoding 30S ribosomal protein S1, producing MAKKQVAEKELKAKEAELQGTDARLTEKENIESEADTMSIEEIKSSLATPDQDFDWDADDKAFGNYSDEDRKKFEDMYTDTFNQITQGEIISGIVVSINNKDVVLNVGFKSDGLVSTSEFRDTPDLKIGDSVDVFVEAPEDANGQLILSRKRAKTQRSWESINEALENDRIINGFVKSRTKGGLIVDIMGVEAFLPGSQIDIKPIRDYDVYVGKTMEFKVVKINHEFKNVVVSHKILIEDDLESQKVEIVSKLEKGQVLEGTVKNITDFGVFIDLGGVDGLLHITDISWGRIEHPKEVLSLDEKINVVVLDFDDEKKRIALGLKQLTPHPWESLDTNLAVGSKVKGKIVTVADYGAFLEIIPGVEGLIHVSEMSWSQNLRSPQEFLKVNDEIEAEVLTLDRDERKMSLGIKQLTQDPWQNVAERYPIGSKHTAVVKNMTNFGVFVEIEEGIDGLIHISDLSWSKKVNHPNEFTKVGDTLDVVVLELDVDSRKLSLGHKQLEENPWDTFETIFTVDSIHQGTVVKVTDKGAVIALPYGVEGFVPTKHMAKEDGSVIKAEETNDFKIIEFNKDAKRIVVSHARIWEEAKAEAVTEERNAKRKEAKATTSANASAVKKVKDSVEKSTLGDLGVLAQLKQQMEGEENKNKNN from the coding sequence ATGGCTAAGAAACAAGTAGCAGAAAAAGAACTAAAGGCAAAAGAAGCCGAACTACAAGGTACAGACGCTCGTCTGACTGAGAAAGAAAACATTGAATCAGAAGCTGATACAATGTCGATCGAAGAGATCAAATCATCACTTGCAACACCAGATCAAGACTTTGACTGGGATGCAGACGATAAAGCTTTCGGAAATTACAGTGACGAAGACCGTAAAAAGTTTGAAGACATGTATACCGATACTTTCAACCAAATCACTCAAGGTGAAATCATTAGCGGTATTGTTGTTTCAATCAACAACAAAGACGTAGTATTAAACGTAGGATTTAAATCAGACGGTTTAGTATCTACTTCAGAATTCCGTGATACACCTGATTTGAAAATTGGCGATTCAGTAGATGTTTTTGTTGAAGCACCTGAAGATGCTAATGGTCAGTTGATCTTATCGCGTAAAAGAGCTAAAACCCAAAGATCATGGGAGTCTATCAATGAGGCTCTTGAGAACGACAGGATCATCAACGGATTTGTTAAAAGCCGTACTAAAGGTGGTCTTATTGTTGACATTATGGGTGTTGAAGCTTTCTTACCTGGTTCTCAGATCGACATCAAACCGATCCGTGATTACGATGTTTACGTAGGTAAAACTATGGAATTCAAAGTTGTTAAAATCAACCATGAATTTAAAAACGTTGTGGTATCTCACAAAATCCTTATCGAGGACGACCTTGAAAGTCAAAAAGTTGAAATCGTATCTAAACTTGAAAAAGGTCAGGTATTGGAAGGAACAGTTAAAAACATCACTGACTTCGGTGTATTCATCGATTTGGGTGGAGTTGATGGATTACTTCACATCACTGATATTTCTTGGGGCCGCATAGAGCATCCAAAAGAAGTATTGAGCTTAGATGAGAAAATCAACGTTGTTGTTCTTGATTTTGATGACGAGAAAAAACGTATTGCATTAGGCTTAAAACAATTGACTCCTCACCCTTGGGAATCTTTAGATACTAACTTAGCTGTTGGTTCAAAAGTAAAAGGTAAAATTGTTACCGTTGCTGATTACGGAGCTTTCTTAGAAATCATTCCAGGTGTTGAAGGTTTAATCCACGTTTCAGAAATGAGCTGGTCACAAAACCTGCGCAGCCCTCAGGAATTCTTGAAAGTGAACGACGAGATCGAAGCTGAAGTATTAACTTTAGACAGAGATGAGCGTAAAATGAGCTTAGGTATCAAACAACTTACTCAAGATCCTTGGCAAAATGTTGCTGAAAGATATCCAATCGGAAGCAAACATACTGCTGTAGTTAAAAACATGACTAACTTCGGTGTATTTGTTGAAATCGAAGAAGGTATTGACGGTCTAATCCACATTTCTGACTTATCATGGTCTAAAAAAGTTAACCACCCTAACGAATTCACTAAAGTTGGTGATACATTAGATGTAGTTGTACTTGAATTAGATGTTGATAGCCGTAAATTGAGCTTAGGCCACAAACAATTGGAAGAAAACCCATGGGATACTTTTGAAACTATCTTCACAGTAGATTCAATCCACCAGGGAACAGTTGTTAAAGTAACTGATAAAGGTGCTGTTATTGCTTTACCATACGGTGTAGAAGGTTTCGTACCAACTAAACACATGGCTAAAGAAGATGGTTCTGTAATCAAAGCTGAAGAAACCAATGACTTCAAGATCATTGAATTCAACAAAGATGCTAAACGTATCGTTGTTTCTCATGCCCGTATATGGGAAGAGGCAAAAGCTGAAGCAGTTACTGAAGAGAGAAATGCTAAGCGCAAAGAAGCTAAAGCTACTACAAGCGCAAACGCTAGTGCAGTGAAAAAAGTTAAAGATTCTGTTGAAAAATCTACATTAGGTGATTTAGGCGTGCTTGCACAATTGAAACAACAAATGGAAGGTGAAGAAAACAAGAATAAAAACAATTAA
- the cmk gene encoding (d)CMP kinase: protein MRKNLVVAIDGYSSCGKSTLAKALAKKLGFIYIDSGAMYRAVTLYFIRNDVKIDNDEAIEEALRHVELNFHSRDYQSHITLNGEEVSEEIRQMPVSEYVSEVSAHKQVRREMVKQQQRMGKSKNIVMDGRDIGTAVFSDAQVKLFMTADPKIRAERRFKEMQSKGDTTTTLEEVFENLAHRDYADTTRKESPLTRAEDAIILDNTALTEAEQLEFALTKVTPFIPQ, encoded by the coding sequence ATGAGAAAAAATCTGGTTGTCGCAATAGATGGATATTCATCCTGTGGAAAAAGCACATTAGCAAAAGCTTTGGCAAAAAAACTAGGTTTCATTTACATTGATAGCGGAGCAATGTACCGGGCCGTTACGCTTTACTTTATCAGAAACGATGTAAAAATTGATAATGATGAAGCCATTGAAGAAGCACTTCGCCATGTTGAACTGAATTTTCACTCACGTGACTATCAGTCTCATATTACATTAAACGGCGAAGAAGTATCCGAAGAAATACGACAAATGCCGGTTTCTGAATACGTTAGTGAAGTTTCTGCCCACAAACAAGTGCGCCGGGAGATGGTAAAACAGCAGCAGCGGATGGGCAAATCCAAGAATATTGTGATGGATGGCCGCGATATTGGCACTGCAGTTTTTAGTGACGCACAGGTTAAATTATTTATGACGGCCGATCCTAAAATTCGCGCGGAGCGAAGATTTAAAGAGATGCAAAGTAAAGGGGATACTACTACCACACTTGAAGAAGTATTTGAGAACCTTGCCCATCGTGACTACGCAGACACTACACGCAAAGAAAGCCCGCTTACCCGGGCCGAGGACGCCATTATTTTAGACAACACAGCGCTTACCGAAGCAGAACAATTAGAGTTTGCCTTAACTAAAGTTACTCCTTTTATTCCTCAATAA
- a CDS encoding peptide chain release factor-like protein — translation MLPDKEILLKSVAFKTSRSGGKGGQNVNKVSSKVELILHIASAPFFSGTEKALLLERLANRLDQEGNLHVVSQEDRSQLVNKEQAVLKLIRLLTSSLHVNKIRKQVKVPRSVILKRKSDKKSISLKKESRKKPGLDY, via the coding sequence ATGTTACCCGACAAAGAAATCTTATTGAAGTCTGTTGCTTTTAAAACATCCAGAAGTGGGGGTAAAGGAGGACAAAATGTAAATAAGGTATCTAGCAAGGTTGAGCTGATTTTGCATATTGCATCCGCGCCTTTTTTTTCCGGAACGGAAAAAGCTTTGTTGCTGGAGCGTCTTGCAAATCGATTAGATCAGGAAGGTAATCTTCATGTGGTATCCCAGGAAGACAGGAGCCAGTTGGTGAATAAAGAACAGGCAGTTTTAAAACTTATCCGGTTATTGACCTCATCTTTGCATGTAAATAAAATCCGTAAGCAGGTAAAAGTTCCCCGTTCCGTTATTTTAAAAAGAAAAAGTGATAAAAAATCTATTTCCCTTAAAAAGGAAAGCCGTAAAAAACCTGGATTGGATTATTAG
- a CDS encoding lipid A deacylase LpxR family protein, producing MTANRFLPLFIFLFLSALVQAQTYKNEFGFKSDNDSYLGQGSDRYYTNGLFINFRHALDQQQLKAGLEKKVYEISVGQKMYNAYSGYAPDPALQDRPFAGYLYAGAALSWFTTNESILKVSAELGTTGPNSLAEDGQEILHKTVGFYTLDGWQYQIKNELAVNLSAQYTKLLSRVAEDAVDFSFESYANLGTTFNGAGAGILFRAGALNQLFNSAYTNSVIGNNAKTKALIKREFFFYAKPQLNFVAYDATVQGSLFNNDSPVTFGTKPIVFAQQLGVNYSSQRFTVDYSMLFKTKEIKSTARAHQWGAITMYYRFN from the coding sequence ATGACAGCTAACAGGTTTTTGCCACTCTTTATATTCTTGTTTTTATCGGCTTTAGTACAGGCCCAGACTTATAAAAATGAGTTCGGTTTTAAAAGTGACAATGACTCTTATCTGGGCCAGGGCTCAGACCGTTACTATACTAATGGATTGTTTATCAATTTTAGACATGCATTAGATCAGCAGCAATTAAAAGCAGGACTGGAGAAAAAAGTTTACGAAATTTCTGTAGGACAAAAAATGTACAATGCTTATTCGGGTTATGCTCCAGATCCGGCTTTGCAAGATCGGCCATTTGCAGGCTACCTGTACGCAGGGGCTGCCTTAAGTTGGTTTACTACAAACGAAAGCATCTTAAAAGTTAGCGCAGAACTGGGTACAACCGGCCCAAATTCATTAGCCGAAGACGGTCAGGAAATACTTCATAAAACCGTTGGCTTTTATACGTTGGATGGGTGGCAATATCAAATCAAAAATGAGTTAGCTGTTAACTTATCTGCTCAGTACACAAAGTTACTAAGCAGAGTGGCAGAAGATGCCGTTGATTTCTCTTTTGAAAGCTATGCTAACTTAGGGACAACTTTTAACGGAGCAGGAGCAGGAATTTTATTTAGGGCAGGAGCCTTAAACCAGTTGTTCAACTCGGCCTATACCAATTCAGTTATTGGCAACAACGCAAAAACAAAAGCCCTTATAAAAAGAGAGTTTTTCTTTTATGCCAAACCTCAGCTAAATTTTGTGGCTTATGATGCCACTGTACAGGGCAGCTTGTTCAATAATGATAGTCCGGTTACGTTTGGTACCAAACCTATCGTTTTTGCGCAGCAATTGGGTGTAAATTACAGTTCACAACGTTTTACTGTAGATTACAGCATGCTATTTAAAACTAAGGAAATTAAAAGCACAGCAAGGGCGCACCAATGGGGCGCTATTACCATGTATTACCGCTTTAACTAA
- a CDS encoding serine aminopeptidase domain-containing protein gives MKQLLLISFFILFFSAAKAQTEISNQTLAKFVRYYKSNQPDSIYSLFTMQMKTAVDPAGTKQLLSTIKSQLGDIVRSRYVGSPADGFYGYYLRFQKPIVDIAVTIQEGQIAGITQQAIEADKNDPVELESPDNIFVDNAFGTVYGTLLMPDTTKTTGKLPVVLLIAGSGPTDRNMNQGMSLRSNSFLMLARALAASGIASVRYDKRSVRKSTSTQAQEDVKLDDFVSDAVLFIKQLKADPRFSEVIVAGYSEGSTIGLYAALQTAPDAYISLSGAANDIGTILKKQIRARASAADYKTTVEILDSLQAGKLYHKQLPTSLSSIFGLPIQPFLISSMSYQPAAKIAELKIPVLIVAGTTDLQIGIEESKKLKNAKPDAGLIIINGMNHVMKTAPKDRELNSKTYNAPDLPLHSDLATALIKFIKQVH, from the coding sequence ATGAAACAATTGCTGCTGATTTCTTTTTTCATCCTCTTCTTTTCTGCGGCAAAGGCCCAAACAGAAATCTCCAATCAAACCCTTGCAAAGTTTGTCCGTTATTATAAATCAAATCAGCCAGATAGTATTTACAGTCTCTTTACCATGCAAATGAAAACAGCTGTAGATCCTGCAGGAACAAAACAACTCTTAAGCACCATCAAAAGTCAACTTGGTGATATTGTTAGAAGTCGCTATGTTGGTTCTCCAGCAGATGGCTTTTATGGATATTATTTACGGTTTCAAAAGCCTATTGTAGACATTGCGGTTACCATCCAGGAAGGGCAAATTGCAGGCATCACCCAGCAGGCCATTGAAGCAGATAAAAATGATCCGGTAGAGTTAGAAAGCCCCGATAATATCTTTGTAGATAATGCCTTTGGTACTGTATATGGTACGCTTTTAATGCCAGACACCACAAAAACAACCGGTAAATTGCCTGTAGTACTTTTAATTGCAGGCTCCGGACCTACAGACAGGAACATGAACCAGGGAATGTCTTTAAGGAGTAATTCATTTTTAATGCTGGCCAGGGCACTTGCAGCCAGTGGCATTGCTTCTGTAAGATATGACAAGCGATCTGTAAGAAAAAGCACAAGCACACAAGCGCAGGAAGATGTTAAACTGGATGATTTTGTTAGCGATGCAGTGTTATTTATTAAGCAATTAAAGGCAGACCCACGATTTTCAGAGGTTATTGTCGCCGGTTATAGTGAGGGATCAACCATTGGTCTCTACGCCGCATTGCAAACCGCACCGGACGCTTATATTTCATTGTCTGGCGCAGCAAATGACATTGGTACCATATTAAAAAAACAAATTAGAGCGAGGGCATCTGCAGCAGATTATAAAACGACAGTAGAAATTTTAGACAGTTTACAGGCGGGAAAACTTTATCATAAACAATTGCCAACTAGCTTATCTTCTATTTTTGGTCTGCCTATTCAGCCCTTCCTCATTTCATCAATGTCATATCAGCCTGCTGCTAAAATTGCCGAACTCAAAATTCCCGTACTTATTGTAGCTGGCACCACAGATTTACAAATTGGGATAGAAGAGTCGAAGAAATTGAAGAATGCAAAGCCAGATGCAGGTCTGATTATAATTAACGGTATGAACCATGTGATGAAAACCGCGCCAAAGGACAGGGAGTTAAACTCAAAAACATACAATGCGCCCGATCTTCCACTCCATTCAGACCTAGCTACGGCATTAATAAAATTTATTAAACAAGTTCATTAA
- the lon gene encoding endopeptidase La produces the protein MSINDPLDLFNVMPIITEDTEFFPLMSQEDEDEMNNEEPPEVLAILPLRNTVLFPGVVIPITVGRDKSIKLIKDAYKDNTYIGVVSQRDLSIEDPTFDQLNSVGTVAHIIKILKMPDGNTTVIIQGKQRFKLISEVQSEPYFKVVVGKFKEVKPKSDKEFKALIASIKEMSSQIIQLSPNIPSEANSALKNIESNSFLINFISSNMNADVSAKQKMLEMSNLRERANMVMDLLTLELQMLELKNQIQSKVRGDLDKQQRDYFLNQQLKTIQEELGGNSSDMEINALNLRANKKKWSAETANFFKKEMEKLGRMNPAAPDYSVLINYLELLLDLPWNEFTRDNFDLKRAQKILDKDHFGLEKVKKRIIEYLAVLKLKRDMKAPIICLVGPPGVGKTSLGRSIAKALNRKYVRMALGGIRDEAEIRGHRKTYIGAMPGRIIQSIKKAGASNPVFVLDEIDKVGSDHRGDPSSALLEVLDPEQNNAFNDHYIEADYDLSSVLFIATANSLNNIQPALLDRMEIIEVNGYTIEEKIEIAKKYLLPKQKEQHGVSSKDFALKSNLIEKVIEDYTRESGVRGLEKKIGSLVRGVATKIAMEESYEPNLSSTDVENILGAPIYDKDLYEHNEVAGVVTGLAWTSVGGDILFIEASLSPGKGKLTLTGNLGDVMKESVIIALAYLRAHAELFEIDGDLFDEWDVHVHVPAGATPKDGPSAGITMLTALTSAFTQRKVKLNLAMTGEITLRGKVLPVGGIKEKILAAKRANIKDIILCQSNKKDILEIKESYVKDLNFHYVTDMKEVINLALTKEKVRNPQNLTVKRKIAKENLS, from the coding sequence ATGAGTATAAATGATCCGCTTGATTTATTTAACGTAATGCCCATCATAACCGAAGACACCGAATTCTTCCCGCTCATGTCTCAGGAAGATGAGGACGAGATGAATAACGAAGAACCACCTGAGGTTCTTGCTATACTCCCATTAAGAAATACAGTACTTTTTCCTGGAGTAGTAATTCCAATTACCGTTGGAAGAGACAAATCTATAAAACTGATAAAGGATGCGTACAAAGACAATACTTACATTGGTGTGGTATCGCAACGTGATCTTTCTATTGAAGACCCCACCTTTGATCAGTTAAACAGCGTGGGTACAGTGGCCCACATCATCAAGATCCTAAAAATGCCTGATGGCAATACCACGGTAATTATACAAGGAAAACAGCGTTTTAAACTCATTTCGGAAGTTCAGTCAGAACCTTATTTTAAGGTAGTAGTTGGCAAATTCAAAGAAGTAAAACCTAAGTCTGATAAAGAGTTTAAGGCACTTATTGCTTCTATTAAAGAGATGTCCTCGCAGATCATCCAGCTTTCTCCAAATATTCCCAGTGAGGCAAATTCTGCTTTAAAGAATATTGAAAGCAATTCATTTCTCATCAACTTTATATCTTCTAATATGAATGCTGATGTTTCTGCGAAGCAAAAAATGCTGGAAATGAGCAACCTGAGAGAGCGGGCAAATATGGTAATGGATTTACTTACGCTTGAACTCCAAATGCTGGAACTTAAAAATCAAATTCAAAGCAAAGTACGCGGAGATCTTGACAAGCAGCAGCGGGACTACTTTTTAAATCAGCAACTCAAAACCATACAGGAAGAACTTGGCGGTAATTCTTCAGACATGGAGATTAACGCCCTCAATTTACGGGCAAATAAGAAAAAATGGTCGGCAGAAACAGCCAACTTCTTTAAAAAAGAAATGGAAAAGCTAGGCAGAATGAACCCTGCCGCACCAGATTATTCTGTTTTAATCAATTACCTGGAACTTTTGCTAGATCTTCCATGGAATGAATTTACAAGAGATAACTTTGATTTAAAACGTGCGCAGAAAATTCTTGACAAAGATCATTTTGGACTGGAAAAGGTAAAAAAACGCATTATTGAATACCTTGCAGTATTGAAATTGAAGCGTGATATGAAAGCGCCGATTATTTGCCTGGTGGGCCCTCCGGGTGTTGGAAAAACTTCACTTGGCAGATCTATTGCAAAAGCACTAAACCGCAAATATGTAAGGATGGCACTCGGCGGCATAAGAGATGAAGCAGAGATCAGGGGCCATAGAAAAACCTATATCGGTGCCATGCCAGGCCGGATTATACAATCCATTAAAAAAGCCGGCGCCTCAAATCCAGTATTTGTACTTGATGAAATAGATAAAGTAGGTTCAGACCACCGTGGAGATCCTTCATCTGCCCTATTAGAAGTTCTGGACCCTGAACAAAACAATGCCTTTAACGATCATTACATAGAGGCAGACTACGATTTATCCAGCGTTTTATTTATTGCAACCGCCAATTCACTCAATAACATTCAACCCGCTTTACTGGACAGAATGGAAATTATTGAGGTGAACGGATATACGATAGAAGAGAAAATTGAAATTGCCAAGAAGTACCTTCTTCCAAAACAAAAGGAACAGCACGGCGTGAGTTCTAAGGATTTTGCCTTAAAATCAAACCTGATTGAGAAAGTAATTGAAGATTACACCAGGGAATCTGGAGTAAGGGGACTAGAGAAAAAAATAGGATCATTGGTGAGAGGCGTGGCCACGAAAATTGCCATGGAGGAAAGCTACGAACCTAATCTGAGCAGTACTGATGTAGAAAATATTCTTGGTGCACCCATATATGACAAAGACCTTTATGAGCATAATGAGGTAGCGGGTGTAGTTACTGGTCTTGCCTGGACATCGGTAGGTGGAGACATTTTATTTATTGAAGCCAGCTTAAGTCCGGGAAAAGGTAAGCTTACGCTAACCGGAAATCTGGGCGATGTGATGAAAGAATCAGTTATTATTGCTTTAGCCTACTTGCGGGCACATGCTGAGCTTTTTGAAATTGATGGTGATCTTTTTGACGAATGGGATGTTCATGTGCATGTACCAGCGGGGGCAACACCAAAAGATGGTCCATCTGCAGGGATAACGATGTTAACAGCCCTAACTTCTGCCTTTACGCAAAGGAAAGTAAAGCTAAACTTAGCAATGACCGGTGAAATTACTTTAAGAGGGAAAGTATTGCCCGTAGGCGGAATAAAAGAAAAGATACTTGCCGCAAAAAGGGCAAACATTAAAGATATCATCCTTTGCCAATCCAATAAAAAAGACATTCTTGAAATTAAAGAAAGTTATGTAAAAGACCTGAATTTTCATTACGTAACAGACATGAAAGAGGTCATCAACCTGGCTTTGACAAAAGAAAAAGTTAGGAATCCGCAAAACCTTACGGTTAAACGCAAGATTGCAAAGGAAAACCTATCCTAA
- a CDS encoding tetratricopeptide repeat protein, with translation MNYFKQTIILLFVFSSATSIAQSGGYDKLGMQAMMKGDYKSAINQLQKADAKNANVLKMLGYSYFQSGDFENSVDAYSKLIVLKPSDYSAYYYRGKARLNIANDPKESLNQMREGFYLSAIKDFTKALEINGEEDVQLLQNRGIAYKDYAIFKSYKIKKSVDKNACIATLNNSVSDLQKILLVQPQRKDILSLIDFVKAQITSLK, from the coding sequence ATGAATTACTTTAAACAAACAATCATACTTTTATTTGTTTTTTCTTCGGCTACCAGTATTGCCCAAAGTGGCGGATACGATAAGCTGGGGATGCAGGCGATGATGAAAGGCGACTATAAATCGGCGATTAACCAGCTTCAAAAAGCGGATGCAAAGAATGCAAATGTTTTAAAGATGTTAGGCTACTCTTATTTTCAGAGTGGAGATTTTGAGAATTCTGTTGATGCTTACAGTAAATTGATTGTATTAAAGCCGTCTGATTATTCTGCTTATTATTACAGAGGCAAAGCGCGCTTAAATATCGCAAATGACCCAAAGGAATCCTTAAATCAGATGAGAGAAGGTTTTTATTTATCAGCTATAAAAGATTTTACAAAAGCCCTTGAAATTAATGGTGAGGAGGATGTACAATTGCTTCAAAACCGCGGAATTGCCTATAAGGATTATGCAATATTTAAATCTTATAAAATTAAGAAATCTGTGGATAAAAATGCTTGTATTGCCACGCTGAACAATTCAGTGTCAGATCTGCAAAAGATATTACTTGTACAGCCACAACGAAAAGATATTCTCTCTTTAATAGATTTTGTTAAAGCGCAAATTACCAGCTTAAAATAA
- the gpmI gene encoding 2,3-bisphosphoglycerate-independent phosphoglycerate mutase, translating into MNTKKVMLLILDGWGYGKQDKSDAAFAANTPFFDSLLQKYPNSKLEASGEAVGLPAGQMGNSEVGHMNLGAGRIVYQELGRINKAISDGSIKTNPTLVAAFEYAKKNNKPVHFIGLVSDGGVHAHINHLKGLCDVAKEQGLEDVFIHAFLDGRDTDPNSGLGFINDLTEYLKTSSGKIASLIGRYYAMDRDSRWERIKQAYDLLTKGIGEATEHPSAAIGKSYNEGVTDEFVKPIVVTDANGKPLAKIQPDDVVICFNYRTDRGREITAVLTQNDYPDFEMHKLPLYYVTMTTYDENFSDVKVVFTKDDLTLTLGEILEQNHKNQIRIAETEKYPHVTFFFSGGREQPFENEKRLMIPSPKVATYDLQPEMSAQGITDAITKELELGWADFICLNFANPDMVGHTGVFDAVVKAVETADRCAHDVVTKGLENGYSFIILADHGNSEFMINNDGSVNTAHTTNLVPCILVDHDYTTIADGKLGDVAPTILKIMGIPKPEIMTGNALV; encoded by the coding sequence ATGAATACTAAAAAAGTAATGCTGCTGATCCTGGATGGATGGGGCTATGGAAAACAAGATAAATCTGACGCTGCTTTTGCAGCCAACACACCTTTCTTCGACTCTCTTTTACAAAAATATCCGAACTCAAAGCTTGAAGCCTCTGGTGAAGCTGTAGGGCTGCCAGCAGGGCAAATGGGGAATTCTGAAGTTGGGCATATGAATCTTGGCGCAGGACGCATTGTTTACCAGGAACTCGGCCGGATCAACAAAGCTATTAGTGATGGGTCTATTAAAACTAACCCTACCCTGGTAGCGGCATTTGAATATGCAAAGAAAAATAACAAGCCGGTACATTTCATTGGCCTGGTATCCGACGGTGGAGTACATGCGCATATCAATCACCTGAAAGGACTTTGTGATGTAGCAAAAGAACAAGGACTGGAAGATGTATTTATTCATGCCTTTTTAGACGGCAGAGATACCGATCCAAATTCTGGATTAGGATTTATCAATGACCTTACGGAGTACTTAAAAACCTCTTCTGGTAAAATAGCCAGTTTAATTGGCCGCTATTATGCCATGGATAGAGATAGCAGATGGGAAAGGATAAAACAAGCTTATGACCTTTTGACAAAAGGTATTGGAGAAGCTACAGAACATCCTTCGGCAGCCATTGGAAAATCATATAACGAGGGCGTTACGGATGAATTTGTAAAGCCAATTGTAGTTACTGACGCCAATGGCAAGCCTTTAGCAAAGATACAGCCGGATGATGTGGTAATTTGCTTTAACTACAGAACAGACAGGGGAAGAGAAATTACAGCAGTACTGACTCAAAATGACTACCCTGATTTTGAAATGCATAAACTGCCATTGTATTACGTAACCATGACTACGTATGATGAAAACTTCAGCGATGTAAAAGTAGTCTTTACTAAGGATGACCTCACTTTAACCCTTGGAGAGATCCTGGAGCAAAATCATAAAAATCAGATTAGAATAGCAGAAACGGAAAAGTATCCGCATGTTACTTTTTTCTTCTCAGGCGGCAGAGAACAGCCATTTGAAAATGAAAAACGCCTGATGATCCCTTCTCCCAAAGTTGCCACCTATGACCTACAACCGGAAATGAGTGCACAGGGAATAACAGATGCAATTACTAAAGAACTGGAATTGGGATGGGCCGATTTCATTTGCCTCAACTTCGCAAATCCTGATATGGTTGGACATACTGGTGTATTTGATGCGGTAGTTAAAGCAGTAGAGACGGCAGACCGTTGTGCACACGATGTGGTGACAAAAGGCCTTGAAAACGGCTATTCATTCATTATTCTTGCAGATCATGGAAATTCTGAATTTATGATTAACAACGATGGTTCTGTGAACACTGCGCATACCACTAATCTGGTACCATGTATTCTTGTAGATCATGATTACACTACAATTGCAGACGGGAAACTAGGAGATGTAGCACCTACTATTCTAAAAATTATGGGCATTCCAAAACCAGAGATTATGACTGGAAATGCCTTGGTATAA